A single Meles meles chromosome 20, mMelMel3.1 paternal haplotype, whole genome shotgun sequence DNA region contains:
- the FAM3D gene encoding protein FAM3D isoform X1, with the protein MRRSGVLRLLALIFVLVTTWIFLRSYISLNMKTIHLPRWLADLDSKKVEVVRTKCGLSKPCPDNFFAFKISSGAANVVGPTMCFENLVIMSPVKNNVGRGLNFALVNGTTGVVLTQKCFDMYSGDVTLLVKFLKEIPEGTLVLAASYDDPGTKMNDETRKLLTNLGSSYAKQLGFRDSWVFLGAKDLRDKSPFEQLLKNNPDTNKYEGWPELLELEGCVPQKVS; encoded by the exons GTGTGCTCCGCCTCCTGGCTCTCATCTTTGTCCTGGTCACCACATGGATCTTTCTGCGCAGCTACATCAGCTTAAACATGAAAACTATCCACCTGCCCCGCTGGTTGG CAGATTTGGACTCTAAGAAGGTCG AGGTCGTGAGGACCAAGTGCGGCCTCAGCAAGCCCTGCCCGGACAACTTCTTTGCCTTTAAAATCAGCAGCGGAGCCGCTAACGTCGTGGGTCCCACCATGTGCTTCGAAAACCTTGT GATCATGAGTCCTGTGAAAAACAACGTGGGCAGAGGCCTGAACTTTGCCCTGGTGAACG GAACCACAGGAGTGGTGCTGACGCAGAAATGTTTCGACATGTACTCTGGAG ATGTTACGCTCCTGGTAAAGTTCCTTAAAGAAATCCCAGAGGGCACACTGGTGCTAGCGGCCTCCTATGATGACCCAGGAACCAA AATGAATGATGAGACCAGGAAGCTCCTCACCAACTTGGGCAGTTCCTATGCAAAGCAGCTGGGCTTCAGAGATAGCTGGGTCTTCTTAGGGGCCAAAGACCTCAGGGATAAAAGCCCTTTTGAGCAG tTGTTAAAGAACAACCCAGACACAAACAAATATGAGGGCTGGCCGGAGCTGCTGGAGCTGGAGGGCTGTGTTCCCCAGAAGGTATCTTAG
- the FAM3D gene encoding protein FAM3D isoform X2 — translation MRRSGVLRLLALIFVLVTTWIFLRSYISLNMKTIHLPRWLDLDSKKVEVVRTKCGLSKPCPDNFFAFKISSGAANVVGPTMCFENLVIMSPVKNNVGRGLNFALVNGTTGVVLTQKCFDMYSGDVTLLVKFLKEIPEGTLVLAASYDDPGTKMNDETRKLLTNLGSSYAKQLGFRDSWVFLGAKDLRDKSPFEQLLKNNPDTNKYEGWPELLELEGCVPQKVS, via the exons GTGTGCTCCGCCTCCTGGCTCTCATCTTTGTCCTGGTCACCACATGGATCTTTCTGCGCAGCTACATCAGCTTAAACATGAAAACTATCCACCTGCCCCGCTGGTTGG ATTTGGACTCTAAGAAGGTCG AGGTCGTGAGGACCAAGTGCGGCCTCAGCAAGCCCTGCCCGGACAACTTCTTTGCCTTTAAAATCAGCAGCGGAGCCGCTAACGTCGTGGGTCCCACCATGTGCTTCGAAAACCTTGT GATCATGAGTCCTGTGAAAAACAACGTGGGCAGAGGCCTGAACTTTGCCCTGGTGAACG GAACCACAGGAGTGGTGCTGACGCAGAAATGTTTCGACATGTACTCTGGAG ATGTTACGCTCCTGGTAAAGTTCCTTAAAGAAATCCCAGAGGGCACACTGGTGCTAGCGGCCTCCTATGATGACCCAGGAACCAA AATGAATGATGAGACCAGGAAGCTCCTCACCAACTTGGGCAGTTCCTATGCAAAGCAGCTGGGCTTCAGAGATAGCTGGGTCTTCTTAGGGGCCAAAGACCTCAGGGATAAAAGCCCTTTTGAGCAG tTGTTAAAGAACAACCCAGACACAAACAAATATGAGGGCTGGCCGGAGCTGCTGGAGCTGGAGGGCTGTGTTCCCCAGAAGGTATCTTAG